In Candidatus Ryanbacteria bacterium CG10_big_fil_rev_8_21_14_0_10_43_42, the following are encoded in one genomic region:
- a CDS encoding cyclopropane-fatty-acyl-phospholipid synthase → MPDMQEYGIFPFRSTDAYFTRKAFEECGVITNGQNPWDPTIKDSRFYQRIKRHGSVGLGDSYMENWWECEDIAGMIKRLLAGDIRKHFEGFRIWCMYYLPQLINWSRWRPYEVANRHYSLGIKLYELMLDKRLVYSCGYWENATTLNEAQEAKLDLICRKLDLRNGQILLDIGCGWGSLMAYAAERYDAICVGLTVSKPQASYINTIAKRNNLRMIAHVGDWSHFSGGRYDAVASIGMFEHVGWRNYRKFFRIVSGILKPNGRFLLHTMGSAKTFHTGDPWVRKRIFPNSSLGSRCQIERANGNTFYMKDWHTFDQDYYPKTLRTWFNQFSANWDEIKKDGGYDDAFYRMWEFYLLSFAGAFEAEKILLWQILFSREQGHIEEVR, encoded by the coding sequence ATGCCTGATATGCAGGAATATGGTATATTTCCGTTTCGTTCCACGGATGCTTATTTTACCAGAAAAGCATTTGAGGAATGTGGTGTCATAACTAACGGTCAAAATCCGTGGGATCCAACAATTAAGGACTCGCGTTTTTACCAGCGAATAAAAAGACACGGATCCGTGGGTTTGGGGGATTCATATATGGAGAACTGGTGGGAGTGCGAAGATATAGCCGGAATGATAAAGCGATTGCTTGCGGGGGACATTCGAAAACACTTTGAGGGATTTCGAATATGGTGCATGTATTATCTGCCACAGCTTATTAATTGGAGTAGATGGCGGCCGTATGAAGTTGCTAATAGGCATTACAGTCTCGGAATAAAACTCTATGAGCTCATGCTGGATAAACGTTTAGTGTATTCGTGCGGATATTGGGAAAACGCGACAACATTGAATGAAGCGCAGGAAGCAAAACTGGATCTCATTTGCCGAAAGCTGGATTTACGGAACGGACAAATATTGCTCGATATCGGCTGTGGCTGGGGATCGCTTATGGCATATGCCGCGGAACGCTATGATGCCATATGTGTAGGTTTGACGGTATCAAAACCGCAAGCTTCCTATATTAATACCATTGCTAAAAGGAATAACCTTAGAATGATAGCGCATGTGGGGGATTGGTCTCATTTCAGTGGCGGACGGTATGACGCCGTTGCTTCCATAGGTATGTTTGAACATGTCGGATGGAGGAATTATAGGAAATTTTTTCGGATCGTATCGGGCATACTTAAGCCCAACGGACGTTTTCTTCTTCACACTATGGGGTCGGCAAAGACATTTCATACCGGGGATCCGTGGGTGCGAAAACGTATTTTTCCCAATAGCTCTCTTGGTTCTCGATGTCAGATTGAAAGAGCAAACGGTAACACCTTCTATATGAAGGATTGGCATACGTTTGATCAGGACTATTATCCGAAAACGCTTCGGACATGGTTTAATCAGTTTTCCGCCAATTGGGATGAAATCAAAAAGGATGGTGGTTATGATGATGCGTTTTATCGCATGTGGGAGTTTTATCTGCTTTCATTCGCCGGGGCGTTTGAGGCGGAGAAAATCCTACTGTGGCAGATCTTATTTTCCAGGGAACAAGGGCATATAGAAGAAGTACGGTAG
- a CDS encoding peroxiredoxin, with product MEQKHPTTVPNVTLKTRVRDESVPGDNPFRWQDVTTDELFKGKKVVVFSLPGAFTPTCSSTHLPGYEAKYDELKALGVDEVYCLSVNDAFVMYQWGKHQNVEKVKLIPDGSGDFTRGMNMMVKKDNLGFGERSWRYSMYVDDGNIKKMFIEPGFMNDCPDDPFEVSDADTMIKYLKEEKGA from the coding sequence ATGGAACAAAAACATCCAACAACAGTACCAAATGTAACGCTCAAGACGCGCGTACGGGACGAATCTGTTCCCGGTGATAATCCGTTTCGTTGGCAGGACGTTACTACGGATGAGCTTTTTAAGGGAAAAAAGGTAGTGGTATTTTCGCTTCCGGGTGCGTTTACACCAACCTGTTCATCTACGCATTTGCCCGGATATGAAGCAAAGTACGACGAACTAAAAGCATTGGGAGTTGATGAAGTATATTGCCTAAGCGTGAATGATGCCTTTGTTATGTATCAGTGGGGGAAGCATCAGAATGTGGAAAAGGTAAAACTTATCCCTGATGGTTCCGGTGATTTTACGCGCGGGATGAACATGATGGTTAAGAAAGACAACCTCGGTTTCGGGGAGCGTTCGTGGCGGTACAGCATGTATGTCGATGATGGAAACATTAAAAAAATGTTCATAGAGCCCGGTTTTATGAATGACTGTCCGGACGATCCGTTTGAAGTGAGCGATGCGGATACTATGATTAAATATTTAAAAGAAGAAAAAGGCGCATAA